A single window of Microplitis demolitor isolate Queensland-Clemson2020A chromosome 7, iyMicDemo2.1a, whole genome shotgun sequence DNA harbors:
- the LOC128668244 gene encoding uncharacterized protein LOC128668244, which yields MSNRLTDAVLATQGAAAIDAELAILSELWNRFNSTHERLYEDVPEIITNEYHTGNAYETANVAYTSLRVKLSAARPAPEPAHEAQPANHDQTAYFGGVHKSNLPQIKLPTFQGSYDEWDSFKDLFTSLVINEDSLTGSQKMHYLKTQVKGEAAALLANLQITDDAF from the coding sequence ATGTCCAACCGCTTGACTGACGCTGTACTCGCTACCCAAGGTGCCGCCGCCATTGACGCTGAACTCGCTATCCTGTCGGAGTTGTGGAACCGCTTCAATTCGACTCACGAGAGGCTATATGAAGATGTACCTGAGATCATTACCAACGAATATCATACAGGTAACGCTTATGAAACCGCTAACGTTGCTTATACCTCTCTTAGAGTGAAACTCAGCGCTGCTAGACCCGCTCCAGAGCCTGCTCATGAAGCCCAGCCTGCTAATCACGATCAGACCGCTTACTTTGGTGGAGTGCATAAATCTAACCTGCCGCAAATTAAACTGCCAACCTTCCAAGGGTCGTATGACGAGTGGGACTCGTTCAAGGACTTGTTCACGTCTCTCGTCATTAATGAAGATTCGCTAACTGGGTCTCAGAAGATGCATTACCTGAAGACGCAGGTAAAAGGTGAGGCTGCTGCACTACTCGCTAATCTCCAGATCACAGATGACGCTTTTTAA